In one Macaca fascicularis isolate 582-1 chromosome 6, T2T-MFA8v1.1 genomic region, the following are encoded:
- the MGAT1 gene encoding alpha-1,3-mannosyl-glycoprotein 2-beta-N-acetylglucosaminyltransferase, whose translation MLKKQSAGLVLWGAILFVAWNALLLLFFWTRPAPGRPPSVSALNDDPASLTREVIRLAQDAEVELERQRGLLQQIGDALWSQRGRVPTAGPPAQPHVPVTPAPAVIPILVIACDRSTVRRCLDKLLHYRPSAERFPIIVSQDCGHEETAQAIASYGSAVTHIRQPDLSSIAVPPDHRKFQGYYKIARHYRWALGQVFHRFRFPAAVVVEDDLEVAPDFFEYFQATYPLLKADPSLWCVSAWNDNGKEQMVDSGKPELLYRTDFFPGLGWLLLAELWAELEPKWPKAFWDDWMRRPEQRKGRACIRPEISRTMTFGRKGVSHGQFFDQHLKFIKLNQQFVHFTQLDLSYLQREAYDRDFLARVYAAPQLQVEKVRTNDRKELGEVRVQYTGRDSFKAFAKALGVMDDLKSGVPRAGYRGIVTFQFRGRRVHLAPPPTWEGYDPSWN comes from the coding sequence ATGCTGAAGAAGCAGTCTGCAGGGCTTGTGCTGTGGGGCGCTATCCTCTTTGTGGCCTGGAATGCCCTGCTGCTCCTTTTCTTCTGGACACGCCCAGCACCTGGCAGGCCACCCTCAGTCAGTGCTCTGAATGACGACCCTGCCAGCCTCACGCGGGAAGTGATTCGCCTGGCCCAAGACGCCGAGGTGGAGCTGGAGCGGCAGCGTGGGCTGCTGCAGCAGATCGGGGATGCCCTGTGGAGCCAGCGGGGGAGGGTGCCCACAGCGGGCCCTCCCGCCCAGCCGCACGTGCCTGTGACCCCAGCGCCAGCGGTGATTCCCATCCTGGTCATCGCCTGTGACCGCAGCACTGTTCGGCGCTGCCTGGACAAGCTGCTGCACTACCGGCCCTCGGCTGAGCGCTTCCCCATCATCGTCAGCCAGGACTGTGGGCACGAGGAGACGGCGCAGGCCATCGCCTCCTACGGCAGCGCGGTCACGCACATCCGGCAGCCGGACCTGAGCAGCATCGCGGTGCCGCCGGACCACCGCAAGTTCCAGGGCTACTACAAGATCGCGCGGCACTACCGCTGGGCGCTGGGCCAGGTCTTCCACCGGTTTCGCTTCCCTGCGGCCGTGGTGGTGGAGGATGACCTGGAGGTGGCCCCGGACTTCTTCGAGTACTTCCAGGCCACCTATCCGCTGCTGAAGGCCGACCCCTCCCTCTGGTGCGTCTCGGCCTGGAATGACAACGGCAAGGAGCAGATGGTGGACTCCGGCAAGCCCGAGCTGCTCTACCGCACCGACTTCTTTCCCGGCCTGGGCTGGCTGCTGCTGGCCGAGCTCTGGGCCGAGCTGGAGCCCAAGTGGCCGAAGGCCTTCTGGGACGACTGGATGCGCCGGCCGGAGCAGCGGAAGGGGCGGGCCTGCATACGCCCCGAAATCTCGAGAACGATGACCTTTGGCCGCAAGGGTGTGAGCCACGGGCAGTTCTTTGACCAGCACCTCAAGTTCATCAAGCTGAACCAGCAGTTTGTGCACTTCACCCAGCTGGACCTGTCCTACCTCCAGCGGGAGGCCTATGACCGGGACTTCCTCGCCCGCGTCTACGCGGCTCCGCAGCTGCAGGTGGAGAAAGTGAGGACCAATGATCGCAAGGAGCTGGGGGAGGTGCGGGTGCAGTATACCGGCAGGGACAGCTTCAAGGCCTTCGCCAAGGCTCTGGGTGTCATGGATGACCTTAAGTCGGGGGTTCCGAGAGCTGGTTACCGGGGTATTGTCACCTTCCAGTTCCGGGGCCGCCGTGTCCACCTGGCGCCCCCGCCGACGTGGGAGGGCTACGATCCTAGCTGGAATTAG